In the genome of Massilia sp. W12, the window CCAGCGGCCACCGCCGCACGCGCCAAAACCGGCACGAATTCGCGCTGCCCGCCCGAGGATGCGCCCTGCCCGCCCGGCAATTGCACCGAATGCGTGGCGTCAAACACCACCGGACAACCGGTTTCGCGCATGATCGCCAGCGAACGCATATCCGACACCAGGTTGTTATAGCCAAACGATACGCCGCGCTCGCACGCCATGAACTGATCATCCGGCAAACCTGCGCTGCGCGCCGCCATTTTCGCCTTGTCCATCACGTTTTTCATATCGTGCGGGGCTAAGAACTGGCCTTTTTTGATATTCACCGGCTTGCCGGAACGCGCGCATGCGCTGATGAAATCGGTTTGACGGCACAGAAAAGCCGGGGTCTGCAGCACATCGACCACCGCAGCCACCGGCGCGATTTCATCAATTTCATGCACATCGGTCAACACCGGCACACCGATTTGCTGTTTGACTTTGGCTAAAATCTGCAGCCCTTTTTCCATGCCCAAACCACGGAAAGACGTACCGGACGAGCGGTTTGCCTTGTCAAACGATGATTTGTAGATAAATGGAATGCCCAAGGCGGCAGTGATGTCTTTCAAAGCGCCGGCAGTGTCCAGGGCCATTTGTTCGGACTCAATGACGCAGGGGCCGGCGATCAGGAAAAACGGTTGATGCAAGCCGACTTCAAATCCGCACAGCTTCATGCTGCTTCTCCTTGCGCCTTGGCATGCGCCAGCGCAGCTTTGATGTAAGAGATAAACAGCGGATGGCCATTGCGCGGCGTGGATTTGAATTCAGGATGGAATTGCACGCCCAAAAACCAGGGATGGGCGTTTTCGCCTTCACGCGGCAATTCCATGATTTCCAGCAGATTTTCATTCGGCGTGCGGGCCGACACCACCAAGCCGGCGGCTTCAATGCGCGGCAGATAATGGTTATTGCCTTCGTAACGGTGGCGATGACGCTCGGTCACCACGCTGCCATAGATTTCCGCCGCCAGCGTGCCCGGCTTCACGGCGCAGGTCTGCGCGCCTAAGCGCATGGTGCCGCCGAGGTCGGAATTTTCATCGCGGCGCTCGATTTTGCCATCGCGGTTTTGCCATTCAGTGATCAAGGCCACCACCGGCTGTTCGGTGTCGAGATCGAATTCGCTGGAATTGGCGTGCGACATGCCGGCTTTGTGGCGGGCAAATTCAATCAGGGCCACTTGCATGCCTAAGCAAATGCCAAGGTAAGGAATCTTGTTTTCGCGCGCAAAACGGGCGGCTTTGATCTTGCCCTCCACGCCGCGCTTGCCAAACCCGCCCGGCACTAAAATCGCGTCGAATTTTTGCAGCGAGGCGCAGCCTTGCGCGTCGATTTCTTCCGAATCAATGTACTCAATATTGACGCGGCATTCGGTATGGATGCCGGCGTGGCGCAAGGCTTCGGTGAGTGATTTATAAGATTCAGTCAGATCGACATATTTGCCGACCATGCCGATAGTGACTTCATGCTTGGGATGCTCCAGCGCATGCACTAAGCGCGTCCACATTTCCAGATTGGCGGCCGGCGCTTCGATGCCCAGCCGCTCGCAGACGATGGCGTCCAAACCCTGGTCATGCAGCATTTGCGGAATCTTGTAGATGGTGTCCACGTCCCACACCGAAATCACGGCGGCTTCTTCGATGTTGGAGAAGAGCGAGATTTTGGCGCGTTCATCGTCGGGAATGCGGCGGTCGGCGCGGCACAACAGGGCGTCCGGCGAAATACCGATTTCACGCAGCTTTTGCACGCTGTGCTGGGTCGGCTTGGTTTTCAGCTCGCCGGCGGAAACCAGATAAGGCACCAGGGTCAGGTGCACAAAGGCGGAAGATTTGCGCCCGGCGCGCAGCGATAACTGGCGCGCGGCTTCCAAGAACGGCAGCGATTCGATATCGCCCACCGTGCCGCCGATTTCCACCAGCGCCACATCCGAACCTTCCGCGCCACGGTGAATGAAATCCTGGATTTCATTGGTGATGTGCGGAATCACTTGCACCGTTTTGCCCAGGTATTCGCCACGGCGTTCCTTGCGGATCACCGATTCGTAAATCTGGCCGGTGGTGAAATTATTCACCTTGCGCATGCGCGCGGTGATAAAGCGCTCATAGTGGCCCAGATCGAGATCGGTTTCAGCGCCGTCATCGGTGACGAACACCTCGCCGTGCTGGAAGGGACTCATGGTGCCCGGATCGACGTTGATGTACGGATCGAGCTTGAGCATGGTGACTTTGAGGCCGCGCGATTCGAGGATGGCGGCGAGGGAAGCAGCGGCGATCCCTTTACCAAGGGAAGACACGACACCACCCGTGATGAATACGAACTTGGTCATTGCAGAAGGCGCCAAAGGCGCAAGCGGGAAATCGGAATTATAACCGCTTTTGCGCAAAACTTGATGCTGCGCCGCAAAATCCCGGCTGTGCCGGGGCAAGTTATAATGGCCGCCCTGCTGTGTTTATGCGCACTGTTCTTGCGCAGTGTTGACTACGATTCATGATGAGCGAATTCACAAGCCGCGCCCGCCGCCTGCTGCAACAACAGCATTGGCGCTTCGCCGCCGCCGGCGTAGTCGGTCTGCTGGTGGATATGGCGCTGTTGGGCTTGCTGCTGCAGCTGGCGTGCAATCCTTATCTTGCGCGACTGGCGGCGTTTTTGGGCGCAGTGTGCGCCACCTGGCTGCTCAACCGCCATTTCACCTTTGCCGCCGTCCCCCATGGCAAGCCGCTGTGGCTGGAATGGCTGCAATATCTGTTAGCCATGAGCGGCGGCGGTCTCTTGAACCTGGCCGCCTCCGGGGCCGTGCTGTATTTCTGCCGGCCTGCCTGGTGGCTGGCGCCGGCAGCTGTTGTGGCCGGCTCCTTAGCCGGCATGCTGTTTAATTTCTGCGCCGCCAAATGGTGGGTGTTTCGGGCATAAGGATAGAACGAAGAAATCTTGAAATGCCGCAGGCGGCCAGGCGCAGTCTTGTTATGATGGCGTTTTCATTTTTTCGCGCATGCGCCCCTGGATGCCTGTATGAACACCCGCCCGCTCACCGCCCTTTCCCTATCTATTTCCCTGTCCCTGTTGTGCGCATTTGGCGCCCGGGCTGAACAAGCGCCGGCATCCGCGCCGGCAGAGGCCACCGCCAGCGCCACGGCAGCCGCCTCCGCCACAGACAGCGGCGCGCCGGCGGCAGCCCCGGAAACGCCGCCCGCGCCGCAATTGGGCATCAAAGAAGTCAAACCCGGCAAGGGCCGCGAAGCCACCCCGGGACATGATGTGGAAGTGCATTACACCGGCTGGCTGCAAGACTTGAAAGTGCGCGATGGGCGCGGCAAGAAATTTGACTCTTCGCTCGGACGCGGCTTGTTCCGCTTCCCGCTCGGCGGCGGGCGCGTCATCAAAGGCTGGGAACTGGGGGTGGCCGGCATGAAGGAAGGCGGCAAGCGCACCCTGACCATCCCGCCCGAATTGGCGTATGGCAAGCGAAATATCGGCAATGGTTTGATTCCGCCCGACTCCACATTGATTTTCGATGTGGAGCTGGTCAAAGTACATGATTGATGCTCAAGGCAAGAGGAGAAAGTAATGCGTATCGCAAATGATGTCACTGAACTGATCGGCAATACACCACTGGTGCGCCTGCGCCGTCTGCCGGGCGCAGACAAGGCCGCCGTGCTGGGCAAGCTGGAATTTTTCAATCCTGCACACAGCGTCAAAGACCGCATCGGCCTGGCCATGATCAGCGCGGCTGAAGAAGCCGGCTTGATCAAAGCCGACACCATCATCGTCGAGCCGACCAGCGGCAATACCGGCATCGCGCTGGCCATGGTGTGTGCGGCGCGCGGCTACCGCTGCACCCTGACCATGCCGGAAACCATGAGCCGTGAGCGGCGCATGCTGTTGCGCGCATATGGCGCGGAACTGGTGTTGACGCCGGGCGCGGAAGGTATGGGCGGGGCGATTAAAAAAGCGGAAGAACTGGCCGCTTCTGACCCGCGTTATCTGATGTTGCAACAGTTTAAAAATCCGGCCAACCCGGCAATCCACCGCCGCACCACCGCAGAAGAAATCTGGCGCGACACGGATGGCCAGGTGGATATCGTGGTGTCCGGCATCGGCACCGGCGGCACCATCACCGGCGTGGGCGAAGTCTTAAAAGAACGCAAGCCCGGCCTGCAAATCATTGCAGTGGAGCCGGATGCGTCCCCGGTGCTGTCCGGCGGGGTGAAAGGGCCGCACCCGATTCAAGGGATTGGGGCCGGCTTTGTGCCGCAGATTCTGAACACCGGGATTTATGATGAAATCATCCGCGTGAAAAACGACGATGCTTTCGAGACTGCGCGCAATGCCGCCAAAGATGAAGGTTTATTGGTCGGCATTTCTTCCGGTGCGGCAATCTGGGCCGCGCTGCAAGTTGCCGCGCGCCCGGAAAACGCCGGCAAAAATATTGTGGTGATCATCCCCTCCTTTGGCGAGCGTTATCTGAGCACTGCGCTGTTTGCCCATCTGGGTGAATAAACTTGGGTTGGCGCGCCACGCGTGCTTGCCATCTGGCAAGGCTGCGCGGCGCAAACACCACAGGCAAGGGCCTGCGCTGACAGCCCTTGCCCACCTCCCGCCGCCGCACTCCTACAATCGCAAGACGGGCGACGCGCCCGTACTTTCAAGGAGGAGCAACCATGTCAAACAGTTTCCCCGCCAACACTTACCCGCGCACCTTGCAAATCGGCATTTTGGTGTTTGAAGATTTCGAGCCGCTTGATGTGTGGGGTTTCATCGAAGCATTTTCGATTGCCCGATTTTTAGGGACAGGGTATGTGAGCGATGCGCCGCGTCCGTTCACCACCCGCCTGATCGCCAATCAAGACCAGCCCGGCAAGCTGACGCCACCGTGCGTGGCAAGCTATAACGCACCACGCGTGTTAAGCGATCTGTGGCGCGATGAAGCACTGAATGAAAATTTTGATCTGATCATGGTTCCCGGCGGTTATGGCGTGAATCGCATCTTTGACGATGCCGCAGAATTGGCCGCAACCCTGGATTGGTTGCGTAAAATCGCAGCCAAAACGCCGCTCACGGCCTCGGTCTGTACCGGCGCTGCGCTGTATGCGGCGGCTGGTCTGCTGGATGGCTTACCCGCCACCAGCAACCAATCCGCCCTGTCCTGGGTCGCTGCGCAAGGGCCGGGGGTGCTGTGGGACAATGTGGCGCGCTGGGTGGACGCCGGGCGCCACGTCTCGTCTGCTGGCGTATCCGCCGGCGCCGATCTGGGCTTTTATCTGGTGCAGCGTCTGGGCGGACGGGCGATGGCGGAAATCGCCGCCCTGACTGCGGAATATCATTGGCAACGCGATCCATTACAGCCGATTCCCTACCCGCAACAAGCCACCATCAGTGTGCCATTACCTAAATAGTTATTTCTACGCCTTGCTTTGCTCCGCAGGAGGGGACAAATGCCTGCCCCCCTGCCTGGCAGCTTGCCGCAAGATTCCGTCCACCAAAATGCTCTGCGCCACACCGCATGGAAGCACAGGCAGGCATTTGCATTCAACCAGGAGCACTGCCGAAGGCGCTGCTCATGGTCCACTGGCATTGCAGATGTTTGCGGCAGCAATTGTCAGCAAAGACAATCGCCACTTTCCATCACTCCCGACTATCCCGTTTTTTAGAATGTTTTCTCTTTTTTTTCTTTATGTTCTATTTATCAACATAAATCACCTGTTCCGCTTGTTTTCCGTGAAAAAAATGAAATAAATTAGCATTTGCAAAAGCATTGACAGAAACTGTTTCACCCCCGCTGCAGTCTGCTGTGGGAAAAGTTCAATTTTATTTTCCGATTTTTCCTTTGATTTCTTCAAAAAAAATCATAGGCTCAAAAAGCATTAAGCGAAGACAAACTAATAGTCGTTGGTATTTTTTGATTTCATGATTCCGCAGTTTAATTTTTACGGCATTATCGTTAGCATTTTGAAAAAAAATATTTGATTCGAGATTTTCAGTAAAAATGCAAAATCCAAGGTGTATGCAAGAAGAATTTTTTCTGCCTATAATTATTTCACTGCATGAGCGGCTATTGCGGAGAATGTAGTTGGCATGTAATACCTGCTGTTTTGCCTTATTCTGTTGTTGCACAACAGCTCCACCACGCATTGTCTTTTTTACCCTCTGCAGCACAACCCATTGCAGTAAACTCAACTTCATAAGGAGATTTATCATGCCTGAAATCATCAATGCACAAACCCAAAAAACCGAACTCGGCGCCAGCTTGGAAAGCCTGGGTCTGGAAGTAGTGGATAATGACGATCTGCAAATTGCATTAGCGCGTCCGGTTCGTCATATCCGCGCAATGGAACCTGGTTTGTAATCAGGCAATGATTAGATGGCGCATATGCGCCATCTAATTCAGCCAGTGGCGTCTGCCACTGGCTTTTATGTCGCAATTTACCTTTATCAGCATTATGCAAAATCTCAATCATCCATTATCAGTGATGGCCGTTGAAAAGCTCGCCAGATTAACCGCCCACTTTCAAGAACATGAGCGCTCGCAGTCTGATAATGAATATGATCCGGTACATGCGCCAGCTTTAATGCAGCCGCTACTATTGCCAGCAGTGTTTGATCCGAAGCTGTTCGGTGATGCCATGTTCTTTGATTTATTAAAGGGAATGGCGCAAGATCCAGAGCATGCGATTAATGGCTTGGTGCGGGTGTATATTGAAGGCATGTTAAGTCCTGAGCATGAAAATGCGGTTCTATATGAAAAACCGCTGGTAGACGAAGGTTTTGCAACTTTTTTAAAACGGGTATGCGACGGGCGTCCTTTTGGTTTGGTCATCAATGGCGCGGAGCAATGGTCTGAACCCTTGGCGCGCCTGGCAGGCAAGCTCTTTGCCCCCATTCTTGATGCGCAGGGGCTGTCCTGCAGCACATTGGAAGTAACGCTGTTTATCGGCGACTATGGCTATACGCCATTCGGCATCCATATAGATGACCCTTATACATCAGTGGTGCATTTTCATGTTGGCCCAGGCATGAAAGAAATGACCTTGTTCGGACGCGAGGAATTTCACAGACTGAATGGAGAGCGGAAAAATTGTTTCCAGCCAAAGCGTATTCTGGCACATGGTAAAACCTGGGCTATTCAAGCTGGCGACGTCTTCGTGTTGCCTCCACATTATTATCATATTGGCGATACCAAAGGTTTTTCAATTGGGGTGGCGATTGCCGTTTCAAAATACACAAAACAGAATATCAGCAAGCAAATAGTAAATAAGGCAAGCAACGCCGAACAATTTGCAAAAAATTTTGAAGAAATCTTGCAGGAACAACGACAACACCAACAAACGGTGCATGATTGGTTGCAGTTGGCTCATCTTGAATTTTATGCCAAGAAGAACAGTCAAGTCAGTTTGAGATATGGGTGGCGGCGCAAACCGGAATATGAACTGAATTGGCAAGAGAATTTTATTACCGACCCGGATTTTCCATTGGCGTGCTTGCATTTGGAGAAGGATATCATATTGTTTGCACGCGGAAATCGCCTGCGTTTAGCGAATAATGAATTGACTACAGAATTGGCGCAAGCACTGCAAGCCAAAGAATTCACGCTGGAGCAATTGCATACAAGCTTACAGGGGAAGATCTCGTATTCTGCGCTGCAAGTCATTCTGAAAAAAATGTACGAATTTGGTTATTTGCATCCACAAACAATCAACGCAGAGGTGGCGTCATGAAATTCAGAGAAAATTGGGCGCAACGACTTTTTGCAGAATCGGAAGGTTTTAAAAAAATTGCTTATCTGCCGCGCAGCCTGCCGGCTTATGCCGAGGTGCTGGCGATGATAACAGCCATGTTTCCGCGCTTTCGTGTGACCGAATTACCACGCGTACGCGCCTGGGTGGATGGCGGGCAACGCTATACAATCACGGATAAACTTGTGCAGTTGGCGCAAGAACCGGATCTGGATGTGGAGTCGCGCTTGGCACAGGCTTGCGAATCGGAACAATTCTGCGTTACCTTCAATGGCCTTAGCGCATGGAGCCAGGAATTTGCGCAAATGATGCAGCAAGAAATGCTGCGCAGTTTATTTCAGGCTATGAACGGCGTTCCGCATGCGGGATGTGATTTTTATGCATTTATCGGCAACTACGGTTTCACCCCATTTGGCGTGCACGATGATCTGGACCATTCTCTGCTCTGGCATCTCGGGCCGGGAGTCAAGCATGCGTATTTATGGCCGCGCGCTGAATATACGCGTCTGACCGGTGGCGTCATGGCAAGCACTTCATATCAAGATTTGCTGCCCCATGCCATCAAAGTTTGCCTGCACCCTGGCGACCTGCTGTTTATTCCTATGGGAGATTTTCACATTCTGGATACGCCGGCATTCTCTGTCATGATGGGATTGACGCTGTTTCCAGAAAATCCAATACAAGAATGCAGCGAGGGGCTGCGCTTGCTTACCGCCGATCGGACCAGCATTACTGAGTATGGCCAGCAAACATTTACCCTCGACGCCTTGCGCCAACTGCGTAAAGCCGCCTTGCAAAGCAATGGTTGGATAAGCTCCATGCCCATGCAAAGCCTCACCCCGGCCATAGCATATGATGCATTGGAGCAGGCAAACATCAGCACTTATCCAGATTGGCCCATGATCGCGCTGCAATTCGGCGCCAGGGAAGCATTGGCGGTGCGTCAACGTATTATCTGGACACGCACCCAGGGTTTACTGGCAGAATTGGCGCAAGCCTTGCATGCAGAGCAGCGCACGCCGGTAAGTAAGCTGTTGCAACAATTCAAAGGGAAATTGCAAGAACAGGCCTTGTTCAGCCTGCTGCTGCGCATTCATCAACTTGGAGGTATATTGATTGAAAAAGATTGACAGCTACTGCAGCCAGATGCTGCACCGTGTCTGGCGCTCCAGCATGATGTGGCTGGCCAAGCCGGGGTTCGCAATGCCCGGACAAATTCCAGTTGCGGCTCCCAACCGCTCCTTGTACGCCTATTTGCAGACTGCCATTCGTCACGCCGCGCCCTGGTCCACTGCTTTGATGGTGTGCGCTACGATAGCCGCCACCTTGTGTCACATCAGCCTGTCATGGGCATTGGGGCAGTTAACCGACGCCGCCATGCATGGCTATAAACAAACCGTGATCCACATGACGCTGTTGCTGCTGGCGCTATGGCTGGCCAGCCCTTTGTTTCAGATTCTGCAAAGCATTGCGCGCCTGTTTTCCACGCAAAATCTGCGCATAGCAATTACCGATCATTTAAGCGCGCGACTGATGCAGGGTCAGGCGAGCGCCCTCCATCATAACAGTGTGGGTAATCTGGTGGAACGGATTGAATTGGCGGCGGGCAATGCACCGGCAGTGGTCAGCAGCATGGCTGATACGATTGTCAAATTGCTGTCTGTCACTATCCTGATGAGTCTGATTCTGGTAAGTGTGTCGCCGCTTCTGGCGCTGGGAGCTGCAGTCTGGATGGTTTCCGCCCTGTTGCTGTCTTCCTACCTGGCCTGGAGTGGCATGAGTATTGTAGAGGACGCCAGCGATGCGCACGCCAGCGTGATCAGCGAACTCAATGAATTGGTCTGCAATATCAGCTTAATCAAAAGCTTTTTAGCGCAAAAAGCAGAGCGCAAACGTTTTGGCGCTTTCTTGCAAAGTGATCTGCTTGCCTGCCGACGGGTGCGCAGCTATTGGGTGTTTGTTTTATTACTTGAAACTGCCTGGAAATGGCTGTTTGGCATTGCATTGATGTTGTATGGCTTGTCCCTGTATTCAAGCGCTGAAATCAGCTTGCCCCAACTGGTCACCTTATGCTCGCTGGTAATTTCACTTTCCTGGCATTTTGAATCGATGGCGTTTCA includes:
- the cysK gene encoding cysteine synthase A produces the protein MRIANDVTELIGNTPLVRLRRLPGADKAAVLGKLEFFNPAHSVKDRIGLAMISAAEEAGLIKADTIIVEPTSGNTGIALAMVCAARGYRCTLTMPETMSRERRMLLRAYGAELVLTPGAEGMGGAIKKAEELAASDPRYLMLQQFKNPANPAIHRRTTAEEIWRDTDGQVDIVVSGIGTGGTITGVGEVLKERKPGLQIIAVEPDASPVLSGGVKGPHPIQGIGAGFVPQILNTGIYDEIIRVKNDDAFETARNAAKDEGLLVGISSGAAIWAALQVAARPENAGKNIVVIIPSFGERYLSTALFAHLGE
- a CDS encoding FKBP-type peptidyl-prolyl cis-trans isomerase: MNTRPLTALSLSISLSLLCAFGARAEQAPASAPAEATASATAAASATDSGAPAAAPETPPAPQLGIKEVKPGKGREATPGHDVEVHYTGWLQDLKVRDGRGKKFDSSLGRGLFRFPLGGGRVIKGWELGVAGMKEGGKRTLTIPPELAYGKRNIGNGLIPPDSTLIFDVELVKVHD
- the kdsA gene encoding 3-deoxy-8-phosphooctulonate synthase, giving the protein MKLCGFEVGLHQPFFLIAGPCVIESEQMALDTAGALKDITAALGIPFIYKSSFDKANRSSGTSFRGLGMEKGLQILAKVKQQIGVPVLTDVHEIDEIAPVAAVVDVLQTPAFLCRQTDFISACARSGKPVNIKKGQFLAPHDMKNVMDKAKMAARSAGLPDDQFMACERGVSFGYNNLVSDMRSLAIMRETGCPVVFDATHSVQLPGGQGASSGGQREFVPVLARAAVAAGICGLFMETHPDPAKALSDGPNAVPLGRMKELLANLQQIDLVVKRMGFLEQDFA
- a CDS encoding DJ-1/PfpI family protein; this encodes MSNSFPANTYPRTLQIGILVFEDFEPLDVWGFIEAFSIARFLGTGYVSDAPRPFTTRLIANQDQPGKLTPPCVASYNAPRVLSDLWRDEALNENFDLIMVPGGYGVNRIFDDAAELAATLDWLRKIAAKTPLTASVCTGAALYAAAGLLDGLPATSNQSALSWVAAQGPGVLWDNVARWVDAGRHVSSAGVSAGADLGFYLVQRLGGRAMAEIAALTAEYHWQRDPLQPIPYPQQATISVPLPK
- a CDS encoding GtrA family protein, with amino-acid sequence MMSEFTSRARRLLQQQHWRFAAAGVVGLLVDMALLGLLLQLACNPYLARLAAFLGAVCATWLLNRHFTFAAVPHGKPLWLEWLQYLLAMSGGGLLNLAASGAVLYFCRPAWWLAPAAVVAGSLAGMLFNFCAAKWWVFRA
- a CDS encoding ABC transporter ATP-binding protein, whose product is MKKIDSYCSQMLHRVWRSSMMWLAKPGFAMPGQIPVAAPNRSLYAYLQTAIRHAAPWSTALMVCATIAATLCHISLSWALGQLTDAAMHGYKQTVIHMTLLLLALWLASPLFQILQSIARLFSTQNLRIAITDHLSARLMQGQASALHHNSVGNLVERIELAAGNAPAVVSSMADTIVKLLSVTILMSLILVSVSPLLALGAAVWMVSALLLSSYLAWSGMSIVEDASDAHASVISELNELVCNISLIKSFLAQKAERKRFGAFLQSDLLACRRVRSYWVFVLLLETAWKWLFGIALMLYGLSLYSSAEISLPQLVTLCSLVISLSWHFESMAFHFVDLFDAAGVLRASLREVYAIPLSFDPEADTPPLPTPGSIELRNVNFSHEGKPVLQNVSLIIPPGGKCALIGPSGAGKSTLLDLLRGELKPDSGEILIHGLPLSALPPATLAHNRSESLQSALMFNRSLRENLAYGQLKSDTEIEQALQYAQATQLVEALPKRLESQTGERGGRLSTGEKQRISIARALLKPAPLLLLDEATASVDVISERKILEHICTHMPKTTVITVSHRVASLSNFEHIILLEQGRLIALGCHSQLQAEQALYRQLLLESEDQYSLAA
- a CDS encoding CTP synthase translates to MTKFVFITGGVVSSLGKGIAAASLAAILESRGLKVTMLKLDPYINVDPGTMSPFQHGEVFVTDDGAETDLDLGHYERFITARMRKVNNFTTGQIYESVIRKERRGEYLGKTVQVIPHITNEIQDFIHRGAEGSDVALVEIGGTVGDIESLPFLEAARQLSLRAGRKSSAFVHLTLVPYLVSAGELKTKPTQHSVQKLREIGISPDALLCRADRRIPDDERAKISLFSNIEEAAVISVWDVDTIYKIPQMLHDQGLDAIVCERLGIEAPAANLEMWTRLVHALEHPKHEVTIGMVGKYVDLTESYKSLTEALRHAGIHTECRVNIEYIDSEEIDAQGCASLQKFDAILVPGGFGKRGVEGKIKAARFARENKIPYLGICLGMQVALIEFARHKAGMSHANSSEFDLDTEQPVVALITEWQNRDGKIERRDENSDLGGTMRLGAQTCAVKPGTLAAEIYGSVVTERHRHRYEGNNHYLPRIEAAGLVVSARTPNENLLEIMELPREGENAHPWFLGVQFHPEFKSTPRNGHPLFISYIKAALAHAKAQGEAA